A genomic segment from Rahnella aceris encodes:
- a CDS encoding YfhL family 4Fe-4S dicluster ferredoxin: MALLITHKCINCDMCEPECPNQAISMGNEIYEIDSDRCTECVGHYDKPTCQSVCPIDNTIIINPQHTETNEQLWDKFVALHHTL; the protein is encoded by the coding sequence GCATTAATTGCGATATGTGCGAACCGGAGTGCCCGAATCAGGCGATCTCGATGGGCAATGAGATTTACGAAATTGACAGCGATCGGTGTACGGAATGCGTCGGACATTATGATAAACCAACCTGTCAGAGCGTCTGCCCGATCGACAATACCATCATCATCAATCCGCAACACACCGAAACCAACGAACAGCTTTGGGATAAATTTGTGGCATTGCATCACACGCTGTAA
- the acpS gene encoding holo-ACP synthase, which translates to MSILGLGTDIVEISRIEAVIERSGDRLAKRILCANEWAVYEQHQQPVRFLAKRFAVKEAAAKALGTGIRNGLAFEQFEVVNDVLGKPGLVFHARAAEMAAEMGVKSVHVTLADERRYACATVIIEN; encoded by the coding sequence ATGAGTATTTTAGGTTTAGGTACGGATATCGTTGAAATTTCCCGTATCGAAGCGGTGATTGAACGCAGTGGCGACCGTCTGGCGAAGCGTATTTTGTGCGCGAATGAATGGGCGGTTTATGAGCAACATCAGCAACCGGTCCGATTTCTGGCGAAGCGGTTTGCTGTCAAGGAAGCCGCGGCTAAAGCGCTGGGAACCGGTATCCGCAACGGTCTGGCGTTTGAGCAATTTGAAGTCGTCAATGATGTGCTGGGGAAACCAGGTCTGGTTTTCCATGCCCGCGCGGCGGAAATGGCGGCCGAGATGGGTGTGAAATCGGTTCATGTTACACTGGCGGATGAAAGGCGTTATGCCTGTGCCACTGTAATCATAGAAAACTAA